Proteins encoded together in one Synechococcus sp. A15-62 window:
- a CDS encoding tol-pal system YbgF family protein, with protein sequence MTHNQTNEAVDTKKTSCNNMARFCSDEGKMIIKKFIKKLSFLNFSKYERKRSIPLLNPSKDEIERLTLKEVDSLASEKKYKKALKLIATSIASGAKTNKILLKKAFLLSQIGQYSEAHEIWEKLSNLTNKPKIAALAKKSLETSKHLQTNHINSVKLLIDTLHAIAHKYQQKLNHLPTSKDEYSGENIIPAIRREAEIARAYELPKLSSDIIEQTLQAGLESPLLINDKALTMSMLGQHKKALEILTSLEQEIKNPSIKNTIKESITNLEKSASHHQTKRSIYLIKQSKVLAISSEIEANCIPDEFNANSELEVKSLIFGVAINCIKTNPKACLRIVNSILDYFPDDGASMQLKGEALAELKRDKEAINIWAKLANSEHEETADKARQSISQLLAQKALLISAEKSPQEALSIFIDEHLKINLVPTFNELITPILNQTEPDNETLFDPELEQHQLQLQFNTIVIQRLEAQLINQSNSKNRSPAQNPAAISKTASKAG encoded by the coding sequence ATGACACACAATCAGACCAATGAGGCTGTCGACACTAAGAAGACGTCATGCAATAATATGGCGCGATTTTGTAGTGACGAAGGCAAAATGATTATCAAAAAATTCATCAAAAAACTTTCCTTTCTTAATTTTAGCAAATACGAGCGGAAAAGATCTATACCTTTGTTAAACCCCAGCAAAGACGAAATCGAACGCCTTACCTTGAAAGAAGTTGACTCATTAGCCTCAGAAAAGAAATACAAGAAAGCGCTCAAATTAATCGCCACTTCAATCGCAAGTGGCGCGAAAACCAACAAAATACTGCTCAAAAAGGCATTCCTTCTTTCTCAAATAGGGCAATACAGCGAAGCCCATGAGATCTGGGAAAAACTCAGCAATTTAACGAACAAGCCGAAAATTGCAGCCCTTGCGAAAAAATCACTAGAAACATCGAAACATTTACAAACCAATCACATCAATTCAGTCAAACTTCTCATAGATACTTTGCATGCGATAGCCCACAAATACCAGCAGAAACTAAATCACCTTCCTACATCAAAAGACGAATATTCCGGTGAAAACATCATCCCAGCAATTAGGCGAGAAGCTGAAATAGCACGTGCTTATGAGCTTCCAAAGCTCTCCTCAGACATCATCGAACAGACTCTGCAAGCTGGGCTTGAATCGCCACTACTCATCAACGACAAAGCTCTTACCATGAGCATGTTGGGGCAGCACAAAAAAGCGCTGGAAATCCTCACATCACTGGAGCAAGAAATTAAAAATCCATCAATTAAAAACACGATTAAAGAAAGCATCACGAATCTGGAAAAATCAGCCAGCCATCACCAAACAAAAAGGTCTATCTATCTAATCAAGCAATCAAAAGTACTCGCCATCAGCAGTGAGATAGAAGCTAATTGCATCCCTGACGAGTTTAATGCAAACTCAGAGCTCGAGGTTAAATCATTAATTTTTGGCGTAGCAATTAATTGCATTAAGACAAATCCAAAAGCTTGCCTAAGAATAGTAAATTCAATCCTGGACTATTTTCCCGACGACGGCGCCTCAATGCAGCTTAAGGGTGAAGCTCTAGCCGAACTAAAAAGGGACAAAGAAGCAATCAATATCTGGGCAAAACTAGCCAATTCTGAACATGAAGAAACAGCAGACAAAGCGCGTCAATCCATTTCACAACTTTTAGCTCAAAAAGCCCTTCTGATCAGCGCTGAAAAATCCCCTCAGGAAGCGCTTTCGATTTTCATAGACGAGCATTTGAAGATTAATCTCGTCCCAACATTTAATGAACTGATCACACCGATTCTCAATCAAACCGAGCCAGACAATGAAACTTTGTTCGACCCCGAGCTTGAGCAGCATCAGCTTCAACTGCAATTCAACACCATTGTCATCCAACGTCTTGAGGCTCAATTAATCAATCAATCCAACTCAAAGAATCGCTCACCCGCTCAAAATCCTGCCGCGATCAGCAAGACTGCCTCGAAAGCGGGTTGA
- the folK gene encoding 2-amino-4-hydroxy-6-hydroxymethyldihydropteridine diphosphokinase — MAPFPLQKALAIGLGANVRSCHGPPEATLRWIAPRLSEWLLTWGDVDSCDVRCSSFVTTEPIGGPSCQNAYCNAVILLTRVQRPASLFGALELLEHLQGLEQSCGRDRSREQRWGPRPLDLDLLFWGELRLEHPDLILPHPRMHLRSFVLEPLLQAMQSTHPPCW; from the coding sequence ATGGCACCGTTTCCACTTCAAAAGGCTCTCGCGATTGGGCTTGGTGCCAACGTCCGTAGCTGTCACGGTCCTCCTGAAGCCACGCTGCGCTGGATTGCTCCTCGCCTGAGTGAGTGGCTTCTGACGTGGGGCGATGTTGATTCTTGTGATGTTCGTTGTTCCTCGTTTGTGACGACCGAGCCGATCGGGGGGCCGTCATGCCAAAACGCCTACTGCAACGCAGTGATTCTGCTGACCCGCGTGCAGCGTCCGGCATCTCTGTTTGGGGCGTTGGAGTTGCTGGAGCACCTGCAGGGGCTGGAACAAAGCTGCGGTCGCGACCGGTCGCGAGAGCAACGTTGGGGCCCACGCCCATTGGATCTCGACCTGTTGTTTTGGGGAGAGTTGCGTCTTGAGCACCCTGATTTGATCCTTCCTCACCCGCGGATGCACCTACGCAGCTTTGTGCTAGAGCCGTTGCTCCAGGCGATGCAGAGCACTCACCCGCCATGCTGGTGA
- a CDS encoding NUDIX hydrolase, with amino-acid sequence MAPLPAPEPFALLDTVEAVDARKIRFERNRIKLPMGVEATFGMIRHPGASLAVPITDDGQVVLLRQYRFAVQARLLEFPAGTLEEGEDPLESMQRELGEEAGYSAAKWDVLGPMLPCPGYSDEVIHCFLARELTPLENPPAGDDDEDLEVVLMSPVQLDAALASGDEWLDGKSVTAWFRAKQLLGL; translated from the coding sequence ATGGCGCCGCTGCCGGCCCCGGAACCCTTCGCTCTGCTGGACACAGTGGAAGCGGTCGATGCGCGCAAGATTCGCTTCGAGCGCAACCGCATCAAGTTGCCGATGGGGGTGGAGGCCACCTTCGGGATGATCCGCCACCCTGGTGCCTCTCTGGCGGTGCCAATTACCGATGACGGTCAGGTGGTGCTGCTGCGGCAGTACCGCTTCGCGGTGCAGGCACGTCTGCTGGAATTCCCTGCCGGCACCTTGGAAGAAGGCGAAGACCCCCTGGAGTCGATGCAGCGGGAGTTGGGGGAAGAGGCTGGTTACAGCGCTGCCAAGTGGGATGTGCTCGGCCCGATGCTGCCTTGTCCCGGGTATTCCGATGAAGTGATCCACTGCTTCCTGGCTCGGGAGCTCACGCCCTTGGAGAACCCACCGGCTGGTGATGACGATGAAGACCTTGAGGTGGTGCTGATGAGTCCAGTTCAGCTGGATGCAGCGTTGGCATCGGGCGATGAGTGGCTCGATGGCAAAAGCGTTACCGCTTGGTTCCGTGCCAAGCAGCTTCTCGGCCTCTGA
- a CDS encoding FAD-binding domain-containing protein → MTSSRILFWHRRDLRLADNLGLVAAAEISPAVTGVYVLDPQLIKPPEHLPPMAPARLWFLIESLVELQQRWRDAGSRLLVVEGDPVVVLPPLALEIGASAVVWNRDVEPYARERDRQVAKKLQADGCKVLVDWDQLLIAPELLKTGGGDPYRVYGPFLRNWRGQVLAQKPATVSAPTGLVDLLPELVPAGDPLPALRESHGFQGTKICPCRPGEAAALEQLTTFCDGALLGYEPDRNFPGTAGTSYLSAALSVGTLSPRQAWCAAQDSREQARSEEQLQAIAVWEQELGWREFYQQALFHFPELADGPYREQWRRFPWENNEDWFDFWKQGQTGMPIIDAAMRQLNQSGWMHNRCRMIVASYLVKDLICDWRLGERAFMELEVDGDLAANNGGWQWSASSGMDPKPLRIFNPATQAAKFDSAGDYIRQWVPELRHVNTKDLLSGEIGALERRDYPEPLVDHKKQQAKFKALYATIRS, encoded by the coding sequence ATGACCAGCTCTCGCATTTTGTTCTGGCACCGCCGCGACCTGCGCTTGGCAGACAACCTTGGTTTGGTCGCCGCTGCAGAGATCAGTCCGGCGGTGACTGGTGTGTATGTGCTTGATCCCCAGCTGATCAAACCGCCGGAGCATTTGCCTCCGATGGCGCCAGCTCGGTTGTGGTTTCTGATCGAAAGCCTGGTGGAACTGCAGCAGCGCTGGCGGGACGCGGGGAGCCGATTGCTGGTCGTTGAAGGCGACCCTGTGGTGGTTTTGCCGCCGTTGGCGCTTGAGATCGGTGCATCGGCTGTGGTGTGGAACCGCGATGTGGAGCCCTATGCCCGTGAGCGGGACCGCCAGGTGGCCAAAAAGCTGCAGGCCGATGGCTGCAAGGTGTTGGTGGACTGGGATCAGCTGCTGATTGCTCCGGAGCTGCTCAAAACAGGCGGTGGTGATCCGTACCGGGTTTATGGCCCCTTCCTGCGCAACTGGCGGGGTCAGGTGCTGGCTCAGAAGCCAGCCACCGTTTCAGCTCCGACAGGCTTGGTGGATCTGCTCCCTGAGCTCGTACCGGCTGGTGATCCCCTGCCAGCCCTGCGCGAGAGCCATGGGTTCCAAGGCACCAAGATCTGCCCCTGTCGCCCTGGAGAGGCGGCGGCCCTGGAGCAACTCACCACCTTCTGTGATGGAGCGCTGCTCGGATATGAACCCGACCGCAATTTCCCCGGTACTGCAGGCACCTCTTACCTCAGTGCTGCCCTAAGCGTCGGCACCCTTAGCCCACGTCAGGCCTGGTGTGCCGCTCAGGACTCCCGTGAGCAAGCCCGCAGCGAGGAGCAGTTGCAGGCCATTGCTGTGTGGGAGCAGGAGCTGGGCTGGCGTGAGTTTTACCAGCAGGCTCTGTTTCATTTTCCCGAACTGGCGGATGGTCCTTACCGCGAGCAGTGGCGCCGTTTCCCCTGGGAGAACAACGAGGACTGGTTTGACTTCTGGAAGCAGGGGCAGACCGGCATGCCGATCATCGATGCCGCCATGCGCCAGCTCAACCAGAGCGGCTGGATGCACAACCGCTGCCGCATGATCGTGGCTTCTTATCTCGTCAAAGACCTGATCTGCGATTGGCGCTTGGGTGAGCGCGCCTTCATGGAATTGGAAGTGGACGGAGACCTGGCGGCCAACAACGGCGGCTGGCAATGGAGCGCCAGCAGCGGTATGGATCCCAAGCCTCTGAGAATCTTCAATCCCGCGACTCAGGCCGCCAAATTTGATTCAGCCGGCGACTACATCCGCCAGTGGGTGCCGGAGCTCCGCCATGTGAACACCAAGGATCTGCTCAGTGGTGAGATCGGCGCGCTGGAACGGCGCGACTATCCCGAACCGTTGGTGGACCACAAGAAGCAGCAGGCTAAGTTCAAGGCCTTGTACGCGACGATTCGATCTTGA
- a CDS encoding type II secretion system F family protein, producing the protein MFRIGEETGELSEMVNKLADFYEDEVSESVKALTSIMEPLMIVFVAGVVAVMLIAMYLPMFFMFETIQ; encoded by the coding sequence ATGTTCCGAATTGGCGAGGAAACAGGGGAGCTCAGCGAAATGGTGAACAAATTGGCTGATTTTTACGAAGACGAGGTTTCCGAAAGTGTTAAAGCTCTCACATCAATTATGGAGCCGCTGATGATCGTCTTTGTTGCAGGAGTTGTTGCCGTCATGCTCATCGCGATGTATCTCCCGATGTTCTTTATGTTTGAAACGATCCAATAA
- a CDS encoding DegT/DnrJ/EryC1/StrS aminotransferase family protein, producing the protein MQVPPFSLSQQIDDLGVDLEEAVLEVLRSGQYIGGPQIKRFEEAFAASVGCEHAVGCNSGTDALILALRGLGIGAGDEVITCSFSFFATAEAISAVGATPVFVDVDPSTYLIDFDQIEASITPATRALMPVHLFGRAVNMTRLMAIAERHQLKVIEDCAQATGARWQGQAVGSFGDAGCFSFFPTKNLGAAGDGGAVTTSDAALAQAMRELAVHGMPERYLHTSLGYNSRLDAIQAAVLNVKLAKLEAWIRKRTAIAERYRDALGDLNGLTLPAANDGHSWNQFVVRIGSCPSGQPLCNATCNPSSTSARHGIPESCCRDWVKQTLQERGVSTIIYYPIPIHRQPAYAHLGLKQGSLPVTEQLCSQVLSLPIFPELSETQQQAVIDTVRQLLQTSPAVRRFGREGDTPLAA; encoded by the coding sequence ATGCAGGTTCCTCCCTTCAGCCTCAGCCAGCAGATCGACGATCTCGGTGTGGACCTCGAAGAGGCGGTGCTCGAGGTGTTGCGCAGCGGCCAGTACATCGGTGGACCGCAAATCAAACGCTTCGAGGAGGCCTTTGCCGCCAGCGTTGGCTGCGAGCACGCCGTGGGCTGCAACAGCGGCACCGATGCATTGATCCTTGCCCTGCGCGGCCTGGGGATCGGTGCAGGCGATGAGGTGATCACCTGCTCGTTCAGTTTTTTCGCCACAGCTGAGGCCATCAGCGCCGTCGGCGCCACGCCTGTGTTCGTGGATGTCGACCCCAGCACTTACCTGATCGATTTTGATCAGATCGAAGCCTCGATCACCCCCGCCACCAGGGCCCTGATGCCGGTGCACCTGTTTGGGCGTGCGGTGAACATGACGCGGCTGATGGCCATTGCCGAACGCCATCAGCTGAAGGTGATCGAAGACTGCGCCCAGGCGACGGGAGCCCGCTGGCAGGGCCAGGCGGTGGGCAGCTTCGGCGATGCGGGCTGCTTCAGCTTCTTCCCCACCAAGAACCTCGGTGCTGCCGGAGACGGCGGTGCCGTCACAACCAGCGATGCAGCACTGGCCCAGGCCATGCGTGAGCTGGCCGTGCACGGCATGCCCGAGCGCTATCTCCACACCAGCCTTGGCTACAACAGCCGCCTGGATGCGATCCAGGCAGCGGTGCTGAATGTGAAGCTGGCAAAGCTGGAGGCGTGGATCAGGAAACGAACCGCCATCGCTGAGCGCTACCGGGATGCCCTCGGTGATCTCAACGGACTCACCCTGCCGGCAGCTAACGACGGCCACAGCTGGAATCAGTTCGTGGTGCGCATCGGCAGTTGCCCCAGCGGCCAGCCGCTCTGCAACGCCACTTGCAATCCCTCCAGCACCAGTGCACGCCACGGAATTCCGGAGAGCTGTTGCCGCGACTGGGTCAAGCAGACCCTGCAGGAGCGTGGGGTGAGCACCATCATTTATTACCCGATTCCGATCCACCGCCAGCCTGCCTACGCCCATCTGGGCTTAAAGCAGGGCTCCCTACCGGTAACTGAACAGCTCTGCAGCCAGGTGCTGAGCCTGCCGATCTTCCCTGAGTTAAGTGAAACTCAGCAACAAGCTGTGATCGACACGGTGCGCCAACTGCTTCAGACCAGTCCAGCAGTTCGACGCTTTGGAAGAGAGGGCGACACACCTCTTGCCGCGTAA
- a CDS encoding thioredoxin family protein: MALTPSTMLALGTRLPDFDLPQATGGRLKSSSLDQRPVLLMVLCAHCPFVKHVEPELSRLDHDFSDAVQLAGVSSNSLITHPEDGPEQLADQAKRQGWSFPYLLDQQQTLAKDLRAACTPEFYLFSPDGEGLQSLRYRGQLDGSRPGNDHPLDGQDLRAALDAVLTGSPVNPDQTASVGCNVKWNPGHEPEWFGRAT, from the coding sequence ATGGCCCTGACACCATCAACGATGCTGGCGCTGGGCACACGCCTGCCCGATTTTGATCTTCCCCAGGCCACGGGCGGGCGGCTGAAAAGCAGTTCTCTGGACCAACGTCCGGTGCTGCTGATGGTGCTTTGCGCCCATTGCCCCTTTGTGAAACATGTGGAGCCCGAGCTCAGCCGGCTGGATCACGACTTCAGTGATGCTGTGCAGCTGGCGGGCGTCAGCAGCAACAGCCTGATCACCCACCCCGAGGACGGACCGGAACAACTGGCGGATCAAGCCAAGCGCCAGGGCTGGAGCTTTCCCTACCTTCTGGATCAACAGCAAACTCTGGCCAAGGACCTGCGGGCCGCCTGCACACCGGAGTTTTACCTGTTCTCACCCGATGGCGAAGGCCTGCAGAGCCTGCGCTACCGCGGCCAATTGGACGGCAGCCGACCCGGCAACGATCACCCCCTCGACGGCCAAGACCTGCGCGCCGCCCTCGATGCCGTACTGACGGGATCGCCCGTCAACCCAGACCAGACCGCTTCGGTGGGCTGCAATGTGAAGTGGAACCCCGGACACGAACCGGAGTGGTTCGGCAGAGCCACTTAA
- a CDS encoding FAD-binding domain-containing protein: MPSAASPPINGDLPRQFASRDALNTLLAQEFPEAEGELSPIRGGREPAEEKLRRIDARRYAKSRNHLKGAVTGLSPYIRHGVLTLAEVRDSVFERIRNRDEGGKLINELGWRDFWQRMWLDLGDGIHDDQEPFKTGHDAGAYARELPADVRDGTTGLACMDGFRDQLVSTGWLHNHARMWMAAWLVHWRRVHWKAGADWFLEHLLDGDPASNHLSWQWVASTFSHKPYFFNRGNLERYSDGRYCNSCPSANSCPFEGSYDQLENQLFAPMPAIRETGNSRNQQRNRQRRNSGGASAALARPKR, from the coding sequence GTGCCCAGCGCTGCGTCACCCCCGATCAACGGCGACCTGCCGCGGCAATTCGCGTCCCGCGATGCCCTCAACACCCTGTTGGCGCAAGAGTTCCCAGAAGCGGAGGGGGAGCTCAGCCCGATCCGCGGTGGGCGTGAGCCAGCGGAAGAGAAACTGCGGCGCATCGACGCAAGGCGCTACGCCAAAAGCCGAAATCACCTCAAGGGCGCGGTCACCGGGCTTTCGCCCTACATCCGCCACGGCGTGCTGACCCTCGCGGAGGTGCGCGATTCAGTGTTTGAACGGATCCGCAACCGCGATGAGGGCGGAAAGCTGATCAACGAACTCGGCTGGCGGGACTTCTGGCAACGGATGTGGCTCGATCTGGGGGATGGCATCCATGACGATCAGGAACCGTTCAAGACGGGCCATGACGCTGGTGCCTATGCCCGGGAGCTGCCGGCCGATGTGCGCGACGGGACCACAGGTCTGGCCTGCATGGATGGCTTCCGCGATCAACTGGTGAGCACCGGCTGGCTTCATAATCACGCCCGCATGTGGATGGCCGCCTGGCTCGTTCACTGGCGACGGGTCCACTGGAAGGCTGGAGCCGACTGGTTCCTGGAGCACCTGCTGGATGGCGACCCGGCCAGCAACCATCTGAGCTGGCAGTGGGTGGCCAGCACCTTCAGCCACAAGCCCTACTTCTTCAACCGCGGCAATCTGGAGCGCTACAGCGACGGGCGCTACTGCAACAGCTGCCCCAGCGCGAACAGCTGCCCCTTTGAAGGCAGCTACGACCAACTCGAGAATCAGCTGTTCGCTCCGATGCCAGCCATTCGGGAGACCGGCAACAGCCGCAACCAGCAGCGCAACCGCCAACGCCGGAACAGCGGAGGCGCCAGTGCCGCCCTGGCCCGTCCCAAGCGCTAA
- the fabI gene encoding enoyl-ACP reductase FabI, producing MLLDLTGKKILVTGIANNRSIAWGIAQQLKAAGAELGITYLPDDKGRFEAKVRELTAPLEPSLFLPLNVQDADQMAEVFGEIKEKWGVLDGLVHCLAFAGKEELIGDYSATTAEGFARSLDISAYSLAPLCAHAKPLFSEKAGVITLSYLGAKRAIPNYNVMGVAKAALEASVRYLAAELGPEKQVRVNAISAGPIRTLASSAIGGILDMIHNVEEKAPLRRTVTQMEVGGTAAFLLSDLASGISGQTIYVDAGYCVTGM from the coding sequence ATGCTGCTTGATCTCACCGGCAAGAAGATTCTCGTCACCGGCATCGCCAACAACCGTTCGATCGCCTGGGGCATCGCTCAGCAGCTGAAGGCGGCCGGTGCTGAACTCGGCATCACCTATCTGCCTGACGACAAGGGCCGCTTTGAGGCCAAGGTGCGCGAACTCACCGCTCCCCTGGAACCCAGCCTGTTCCTGCCTCTCAATGTGCAGGATGCCGACCAGATGGCTGAGGTCTTCGGCGAGATCAAGGAGAAGTGGGGTGTTCTCGACGGTCTGGTGCACTGCCTGGCCTTTGCCGGTAAGGAAGAGCTGATTGGCGACTACAGCGCCACCACCGCTGAAGGTTTTGCCCGCTCCCTCGACATCAGCGCCTATTCCCTGGCCCCCCTCTGCGCCCATGCAAAGCCGCTGTTCAGCGAGAAGGCCGGTGTGATCACGCTGTCGTATCTCGGCGCTAAGCGGGCCATCCCCAACTACAACGTGATGGGCGTAGCCAAGGCGGCTTTGGAAGCGTCTGTTCGCTATCTCGCGGCAGAGCTGGGTCCCGAAAAGCAGGTGCGCGTCAACGCCATCAGCGCCGGCCCGATCCGCACCCTGGCCAGCTCCGCTATCGGCGGCATTCTCGACATGATCCACAACGTGGAGGAGAAGGCTCCTCTGCGCCGCACCGTGACCCAGATGGAAGTGGGCGGCACCGCTGCCTTCCTGCTCAGCGATCTGGCCAGCGGCATCTCCGGTCAGACCATCTATGTGGATGCGGGCTACTGCGTCACCGGAATGTGA
- the hisB gene encoding imidazoleglycerol-phosphate dehydratase HisB, translating to MARQGTIHRVTGETDVKVRLDLDGSGQCQASTGVPFLDHMLHQISSHGLIDLEINAVGDTHIDDHHTNEDVGIAVGQALAQALGDRRGIHRFGHFVAPLDEALVQVALDCSGRPHLSYSLAIPSQKIGTYDTELVKEFFVAVVNNSGLTLHIRQLDGVNSHHIVEACFKAFARALRMATEVDPRRAGAIPSSKGVLEQAGAS from the coding sequence ATGGCACGTCAGGGAACGATCCATCGGGTCACTGGTGAAACCGACGTGAAGGTGCGTCTGGATCTAGACGGCTCCGGCCAGTGCCAGGCCAGCACCGGTGTGCCGTTTCTCGACCACATGCTTCATCAGATCAGCAGCCACGGCCTGATCGACCTGGAGATCAATGCGGTAGGAGACACCCACATCGACGACCACCACACCAACGAGGACGTGGGCATTGCCGTGGGGCAGGCCTTGGCCCAGGCCTTGGGAGACCGGCGCGGTATTCATCGCTTCGGTCACTTCGTGGCACCGCTGGATGAGGCCCTGGTGCAGGTGGCCCTGGATTGTTCCGGTCGCCCCCATCTCAGCTACAGCCTCGCGATTCCCAGCCAGAAGATCGGCACCTACGACACCGAGCTGGTGAAGGAGTTCTTCGTGGCGGTGGTCAACAACAGCGGGCTGACCCTCCATATCCGGCAGCTGGATGGGGTCAACTCCCACCACATCGTGGAAGCCTGCTTCAAGGCTTTTGCCCGGGCCCTGCGCATGGCCACGGAGGTGGATCCACGCCGGGCTGGCGCCATCCCCAGCAGCAAAGGGGTGCTGGAGCAGGCTGGCGCCAGCTGA
- a CDS encoding carotenoid oxygenase family protein, with the protein MTVAPARSYDRSDWASSFVNVEQELTDATLTPVRGTVPAELQGTFYRNGPGRLERNGHRVHHPFDGDGMIAAMRFENGSVSLSNRYVRTEGWLAEEKAGKVLYRGVFGSQKPGGRLANAFDLRLKNIANTNVVRLGDQLLALWEAAEPHALDPRSLETRGLSRLDGVLKKGEAFSAHPRFDPGHNGRPCMVTFGVKTGPRSTIRLMEFATDGPEAGALLHDRSDSFPGFAFLHDFAITPNWAVFLQNAIAFNPLPFVTGEKGAAQCLASQPGGKGRFWLIPRDSGRFAGQKPRILEAPDGFVFHHLNAFEDGDHVVVESIVYDDFPSIGPDEDFAEVDFDTVPEGTLHRCRLDLSRESVQTERISERTCEFAMVNPERQGLSARYAWMAVAERESGNDPLQAIQKLDLDSGATHTWSAAPRGFVSEPLMVRRPGAESEDDGWVLDLVWNGARVASDLVILNARDLSEVAVLELPLAVPHGLHGSWAAG; encoded by the coding sequence GTGACCGTTGCCCCCGCCCGCAGCTACGACCGCAGCGACTGGGCCAGTTCCTTTGTCAATGTGGAGCAGGAACTCACCGACGCAACGCTGACGCCGGTGCGTGGAACGGTGCCGGCGGAGCTTCAGGGCACCTTTTATCGCAATGGCCCCGGACGCCTTGAGCGGAATGGCCATCGAGTTCATCACCCCTTTGATGGTGACGGCATGATCGCGGCGATGCGGTTTGAGAACGGCAGCGTTTCCCTCAGCAACCGTTATGTGCGCACCGAGGGTTGGCTGGCGGAGGAGAAGGCCGGCAAAGTGCTCTACCGAGGTGTGTTCGGCAGCCAGAAGCCGGGTGGTCGGCTGGCCAACGCCTTTGATCTGCGCCTGAAGAACATCGCCAACACCAATGTGGTGCGTCTGGGCGATCAGCTGCTTGCCCTCTGGGAGGCGGCGGAACCCCATGCGCTCGATCCCCGCAGCCTGGAGACCCGCGGTCTTTCACGCCTCGATGGTGTGTTGAAAAAGGGCGAGGCTTTTAGTGCCCACCCCCGCTTCGATCCTGGTCATAACGGCCGGCCCTGCATGGTCACCTTCGGGGTTAAGACCGGGCCCCGCAGCACCATCCGTCTGATGGAGTTCGCCACCGATGGCCCGGAGGCCGGCGCCTTGCTGCACGACCGTTCCGACAGCTTCCCCGGCTTCGCCTTTCTCCACGACTTCGCCATCACCCCCAACTGGGCGGTGTTCCTCCAGAACGCCATTGCCTTCAATCCTTTGCCGTTTGTGACCGGCGAAAAGGGTGCGGCCCAGTGCCTGGCATCTCAACCCGGCGGCAAGGGGCGTTTCTGGCTGATCCCCCGTGATTCCGGTCGCTTCGCTGGTCAGAAGCCCCGCATCCTCGAAGCCCCCGACGGCTTCGTTTTCCACCATCTCAATGCCTTTGAGGATGGCGATCACGTTGTGGTGGAGAGCATCGTCTACGACGATTTCCCGTCCATCGGACCTGACGAGGATTTCGCTGAGGTGGATTTCGACACGGTGCCGGAGGGCACCCTGCACCGTTGCCGTCTTGATCTCAGCCGTGAATCGGTTCAGACCGAGCGGATCAGCGAGCGCACCTGTGAGTTCGCGATGGTCAACCCCGAGCGTCAGGGCCTCAGTGCTCGCTACGCCTGGATGGCGGTAGCGGAGCGGGAGAGCGGCAACGATCCGTTGCAGGCCATTCAGAAACTTGATCTGGATTCCGGGGCGACCCACACCTGGAGTGCAGCGCCTCGCGGTTTTGTCAGTGAGCCGCTGATGGTGCGGCGCCCTGGCGCGGAATCGGAGGACGACGGCTGGGTGCTGGACCTGGTGTGGAACGGGGCCCGGGTTGCATCCGATCTGGTGATCCTCAACGCCCGTGATCTGTCGGAGGTGGCGGTGCTGGAGCTGCCATTGGCCGTTCCCCATGGTTTGCATGGGAGCTGGGCGGCGGGGTGA